A genomic region of Salvelinus alpinus chromosome 12, SLU_Salpinus.1, whole genome shotgun sequence contains the following coding sequences:
- the LOC139536556 gene encoding src-like-adapter 2: protein MGNCTVKGRSNMPTLENPTEPALSDNNRPMVVSLYDFPSQDPLESSIRMGERLTVLSDDGDFWMVRSTTTGNESYIPSHYTAKVINRWQYNGISRLNAEELLLMPHNYTGAFLIRQSQTNTDTYSLSVLGRTDSSYMGTVKHYHIRRLQNGWFYISPSLTFYTLGQLVEHYSESADGLCCLLREPCIIQGSNNTTMTRPYPKAIRRPTLNWKDVDSSMIFSTGRVDSEDTLVSKGLREAMSSYLYMTEASCQDCGKHWDT, encoded by the exons ATGGGGAATTGCACCGTCAAAGGTCGATCCAATATGCCAACCCTTGAGAATCCAACTGAACCCGCACTGTCAG ACAATAACAGGCCCATGGTGGTGTCCCTTTATGACTTCCCCTCCCAAGATCCCTTGGAATCCAGCATCCGCATGGGGGAGAGGCTCACTGTGTTATCAGA TGATGGGGATTTTTGGATGGTGCGATCCACAACAACAGGCAATGAGAGTTACATCCCCAGCCACTACACTGCCAAAGTAATAAACAG GTGGCAGTATAATGGCATCAGCAGGTTAAATGCAGAGGAGCTGCTGCTGATGCCACACAATTACACAGGGGCTTTCCTGATACGACAGAGTCAGACAAACACAG ACACCTACTCGCTCTCGGTCCTTGGGAGGACCGACTCCTCGTACATGGGCACAGTGAAACACTACCACATCCGTCGCCTCCAAAACGGCTGGTTCTACATCTCCCCCAGCCTCACCTTCTACACCCTGGGCCAATTGGTGGAACACTACTCTG AGTCAGCAGATGGGTTGTGCTGTTTACTGAGGGAGCCTTGCATCATCCAAGGCTCAAACAATACTACTATGACTAGACCGTACCCCAAAGCTATCAGGAGGCCCACCCTCAACTGGAAGGATGTAGACAG CTCAATGATCTTCAGTACGGGCAGAGTGGATTCAGAGGACACTCTGGTGAGCAAGGGGCTGAGGGAGGCCATGAGCTCATACCTCTACATGACAGAGGCCAGCTGCCAGGACTGTGGCAAACACTGGGATACCTGA
- the LOC139536555 gene encoding protein NDRG3-like isoform X3: MDELQDVQLTEIKPLLTNKNSHNFQDFDCQEHDIETQHGVLHVTMRGVPKGNRPVILTYHDIGLNHKSCFNTLFNFEDMQEITQHFAVVHVDAPGQQEAAAPFPTGYQYPTMDELSEMLPSVMTQLKVNSVIGIGVGAGAYILSRFALNNPTLVEGLVLINVDPCAEGWIDWAASKLSGWTSNIVDTVMAHHFSTDELTDNQELIQTYRLHIAQDINQDNLALFCASYNGRRDLEIERPVIGLNEDTVNTLTCPSLLVVGDTSPAVEAVVECNSRLNPTKTTLFKMADCGGLPQVVQPGKLAEAFKYFVQGMGYMPTAGMSRLVRSRTTSSSSITSMDSIRSRNLNSLLERANTTGGLDNQPGPQTMEVSC; the protein is encoded by the exons GAGCATGATATTGAGACTCAGCATGGCGTGCTCCATGTGACCATGAGGGGCGTTCCCAAGGGCAACCGGCCAGTAATCCTCACCTACCATGACATCGGACTCAATC ATAAGTCGTGCTTCAACACGCTGTTTAACTTTGAGGACATGCAAGAGATCACGCAGCACTTTGCTGTGGTCCACGTGGACGCCCCCGGACAGCAGGAGGCGGCAGCACCCTTCCCCACCGGGTACCAGTACCCGACCATGGACGAACTGTCTGAGATGCTGCCCTCGGTTATGACTCAGCTCAA GGTGAACAGTGTGATTGGGATTGGCGTGGGAGCAGGAGCCTACATCCTATCCCGGTTTGCA CTGAACAACCCTACTCTGGTAGAGGGCCTGGTTCTGATCAACGTGGATCCGTGTGCCGAGGGATGGATCGACTGGGCTGCCTCCAAG CTCTCTGGATGGACCAGTAACATCGTGGACACAGTGATGGCTCACCACTTCAGCACT GATGAGCTAACAGACAACCAAGAGCTGATCCAGACCTACCGCCTTCACATCGCCCAGGACATCAATCAGGACAACCTGGCCCTCTTCTGTGCCTCCTACAACGG TCGTCGGGATCTGGAAATCGAGAGACCAGTCATTGGTCTGAATGAGGACACAGTGAACACACTGAC gTGCCCTTCTCTGTTGGTGGTTGGAGACACATCTCCTGCAGTGGAGGCAGTG GTGGAGTGCAATTCCAGGTTAAATCCAACCAAGACTACACTGTTTAAG atggcTGATTGTGGAGGCTTGCCTCAGGTTGTGCAG CCTGGGAAACTGGCAGAGGCCTTCAAGTACTTTGTTCAGGGTATGGGTTATA TGCCCACGGCTGGAATGAGTCGTCTGGTCCGATCCcgcaccacctcctcctccagcaTCACCTCCATGGACAGCATCCGCAGCCGCAACCTCAACAGCCTGCTGGAGAGAGCCAACACCACTGGGGGCCTGGACAACCAGCCTGGGCCCCAGACCATGGAGGTCTCCTGCTAA
- the LOC139536555 gene encoding protein NDRG3-like isoform X1, whose translation MDELQDVQLTEIKPLLTNKNSHNFQDFDCQEHDIETQHGVLHVTMRGVPKGNRPVILTYHDIGLNHKSCFNTLFNFEDMQEITQHFAVVHVDAPGQQEAAAPFPTGYQYPTMDELSEMLPSVMTQLKVNSVIGIGVGAGAYILSRFALNNPTLVEGLVLINVDPCAEGWIDWAASKLSGWTSNIVDTVMAHHFSTDELTDNQELIQTYRLHIAQDINQDNLALFCASYNGRRDLEIERPVIGLNEDTVNTLTCPSLLVVGDTSPAVEAVVECNSRLNPTKTTLFKMADCGGLPQVVQPGKLAEAFKYFVQGMGYIPYILLSHLSNESVPTAGMSRLVRSRTTSSSSITSMDSIRSRNLNSLLERANTTGGLDNQPGPQTMEVSC comes from the exons GAGCATGATATTGAGACTCAGCATGGCGTGCTCCATGTGACCATGAGGGGCGTTCCCAAGGGCAACCGGCCAGTAATCCTCACCTACCATGACATCGGACTCAATC ATAAGTCGTGCTTCAACACGCTGTTTAACTTTGAGGACATGCAAGAGATCACGCAGCACTTTGCTGTGGTCCACGTGGACGCCCCCGGACAGCAGGAGGCGGCAGCACCCTTCCCCACCGGGTACCAGTACCCGACCATGGACGAACTGTCTGAGATGCTGCCCTCGGTTATGACTCAGCTCAA GGTGAACAGTGTGATTGGGATTGGCGTGGGAGCAGGAGCCTACATCCTATCCCGGTTTGCA CTGAACAACCCTACTCTGGTAGAGGGCCTGGTTCTGATCAACGTGGATCCGTGTGCCGAGGGATGGATCGACTGGGCTGCCTCCAAG CTCTCTGGATGGACCAGTAACATCGTGGACACAGTGATGGCTCACCACTTCAGCACT GATGAGCTAACAGACAACCAAGAGCTGATCCAGACCTACCGCCTTCACATCGCCCAGGACATCAATCAGGACAACCTGGCCCTCTTCTGTGCCTCCTACAACGG TCGTCGGGATCTGGAAATCGAGAGACCAGTCATTGGTCTGAATGAGGACACAGTGAACACACTGAC gTGCCCTTCTCTGTTGGTGGTTGGAGACACATCTCCTGCAGTGGAGGCAGTG GTGGAGTGCAATTCCAGGTTAAATCCAACCAAGACTACACTGTTTAAG atggcTGATTGTGGAGGCTTGCCTCAGGTTGTGCAG CCTGGGAAACTGGCAGAGGCCTTCAAGTACTTTGTTCAGGGTATGGGTTATA TTCCCTACATTCTTCTCAGTCACCTGAGCAACGAATCAG TGCCCACGGCTGGAATGAGTCGTCTGGTCCGATCCcgcaccacctcctcctccagcaTCACCTCCATGGACAGCATCCGCAGCCGCAACCTCAACAGCCTGCTGGAGAGAGCCAACACCACTGGGGGCCTGGACAACCAGCCTGGGCCCCAGACCATGGAGGTCTCCTGCTAA
- the LOC139536555 gene encoding protein NDRG3-like isoform X4 yields MDELQDVQLTEIKPLLTNKNSHNFQDFDCQEHDIETQHGVLHVTMRGVPKGNRPVILTYHDIGLNHKSCFNTLFNFEDMQEITQHFAVVHVDAPGQQEAAAPFPTGYQYPTMDELSEMLPSVMTQLKVNSVIGIGVGAGAYILSRFALNNPTLVEGLVLINVDPCAEGWIDWAASKLSGWTSNIVDTVMAHHFSTDELTDNQELIQTYRLHIAQDINQDNLALFCASYNGRRDLEIERPVIGLNEDTVNTLTCPSLLVVGDTSPAVEAVVECNSRLNPTKTTLFKMADCGGLPQVVQPGKLAEAFKYFVQGMGYMLTSLSS; encoded by the exons GAGCATGATATTGAGACTCAGCATGGCGTGCTCCATGTGACCATGAGGGGCGTTCCCAAGGGCAACCGGCCAGTAATCCTCACCTACCATGACATCGGACTCAATC ATAAGTCGTGCTTCAACACGCTGTTTAACTTTGAGGACATGCAAGAGATCACGCAGCACTTTGCTGTGGTCCACGTGGACGCCCCCGGACAGCAGGAGGCGGCAGCACCCTTCCCCACCGGGTACCAGTACCCGACCATGGACGAACTGTCTGAGATGCTGCCCTCGGTTATGACTCAGCTCAA GGTGAACAGTGTGATTGGGATTGGCGTGGGAGCAGGAGCCTACATCCTATCCCGGTTTGCA CTGAACAACCCTACTCTGGTAGAGGGCCTGGTTCTGATCAACGTGGATCCGTGTGCCGAGGGATGGATCGACTGGGCTGCCTCCAAG CTCTCTGGATGGACCAGTAACATCGTGGACACAGTGATGGCTCACCACTTCAGCACT GATGAGCTAACAGACAACCAAGAGCTGATCCAGACCTACCGCCTTCACATCGCCCAGGACATCAATCAGGACAACCTGGCCCTCTTCTGTGCCTCCTACAACGG TCGTCGGGATCTGGAAATCGAGAGACCAGTCATTGGTCTGAATGAGGACACAGTGAACACACTGAC gTGCCCTTCTCTGTTGGTGGTTGGAGACACATCTCCTGCAGTGGAGGCAGTG GTGGAGTGCAATTCCAGGTTAAATCCAACCAAGACTACACTGTTTAAG atggcTGATTGTGGAGGCTTGCCTCAGGTTGTGCAG CCTGGGAAACTGGCAGAGGCCTTCAAGTACTTTGTTCAGGGTATGGGTTATA TGTTGACTAGCCTCAGTTCTTAG
- the LOC139536555 gene encoding protein NDRG3-like isoform X2, which yields MTAILDLDQISCSGNAVEHDIETQHGVLHVTMRGVPKGNRPVILTYHDIGLNHKSCFNTLFNFEDMQEITQHFAVVHVDAPGQQEAAAPFPTGYQYPTMDELSEMLPSVMTQLKVNSVIGIGVGAGAYILSRFALNNPTLVEGLVLINVDPCAEGWIDWAASKLSGWTSNIVDTVMAHHFSTDELTDNQELIQTYRLHIAQDINQDNLALFCASYNGRRDLEIERPVIGLNEDTVNTLTCPSLLVVGDTSPAVEAVVECNSRLNPTKTTLFKMADCGGLPQVVQPGKLAEAFKYFVQGMGYIPYILLSHLSNESVPTAGMSRLVRSRTTSSSSITSMDSIRSRNLNSLLERANTTGGLDNQPGPQTMEVSC from the exons ATGACAGCCATTCTGGACCTGGACCAGATCTCATGCTCTGGGAATGCAGTG GAGCATGATATTGAGACTCAGCATGGCGTGCTCCATGTGACCATGAGGGGCGTTCCCAAGGGCAACCGGCCAGTAATCCTCACCTACCATGACATCGGACTCAATC ATAAGTCGTGCTTCAACACGCTGTTTAACTTTGAGGACATGCAAGAGATCACGCAGCACTTTGCTGTGGTCCACGTGGACGCCCCCGGACAGCAGGAGGCGGCAGCACCCTTCCCCACCGGGTACCAGTACCCGACCATGGACGAACTGTCTGAGATGCTGCCCTCGGTTATGACTCAGCTCAA GGTGAACAGTGTGATTGGGATTGGCGTGGGAGCAGGAGCCTACATCCTATCCCGGTTTGCA CTGAACAACCCTACTCTGGTAGAGGGCCTGGTTCTGATCAACGTGGATCCGTGTGCCGAGGGATGGATCGACTGGGCTGCCTCCAAG CTCTCTGGATGGACCAGTAACATCGTGGACACAGTGATGGCTCACCACTTCAGCACT GATGAGCTAACAGACAACCAAGAGCTGATCCAGACCTACCGCCTTCACATCGCCCAGGACATCAATCAGGACAACCTGGCCCTCTTCTGTGCCTCCTACAACGG TCGTCGGGATCTGGAAATCGAGAGACCAGTCATTGGTCTGAATGAGGACACAGTGAACACACTGAC gTGCCCTTCTCTGTTGGTGGTTGGAGACACATCTCCTGCAGTGGAGGCAGTG GTGGAGTGCAATTCCAGGTTAAATCCAACCAAGACTACACTGTTTAAG atggcTGATTGTGGAGGCTTGCCTCAGGTTGTGCAG CCTGGGAAACTGGCAGAGGCCTTCAAGTACTTTGTTCAGGGTATGGGTTATA TTCCCTACATTCTTCTCAGTCACCTGAGCAACGAATCAG TGCCCACGGCTGGAATGAGTCGTCTGGTCCGATCCcgcaccacctcctcctccagcaTCACCTCCATGGACAGCATCCGCAGCCGCAACCTCAACAGCCTGCTGGAGAGAGCCAACACCACTGGGGGCCTGGACAACCAGCCTGGGCCCCAGACCATGGAGGTCTCCTGCTAA